The Luteolibacter arcticus genome includes the window CCCGGGTGCCATCAAGGCAGTTGCCGAATGGTATCCCGTCAAGGAGCGCGCCTTGGCCACCGGTCTTTTCAATTCCGGCACAAACGTCGGGGCGATCCTCTGCCCGATCGCAGTGCCGTGGCTCTACCTGCACCTCGGGTGGGAATCGACTTTCTACATCACCGGTGCGACCGGCTTCATTTGGGTCGTCATCTGGTGGAGGACCTACGACTCACCGGAGGACCACAAGCGACTCTCTTCCTCGGAACTCGCCTACATCCAGAGCGACAAGCCGGTCGCAGAGGAGAAGAAAGTGAAAGTGCCTTGGCTCACACTCTTCCGCCATCGGCCGGTCTGGGCCTATGTCTTCGCCAGCATTCTTGCCGGGCCCGCGTGGGGATTCTACCAGTTCTTTGTTCCGGACTTCCTCGACAAACGTTTCGGCATCGAAACCCAGGAACTCGGCTGGTGGACGGGGGCGTTCTTCGCGATTGCTGCAGTGGGCGGCGTCGTCGGTGGCTGGCTTGCCGGCCGGCTGCTTGACAAAGGTTGGTCGGTCAATGCAGCGCGAAAGGTCTCCTTGCTCATTTGTGCCTTGGCCGTAGTGCCGGTATTCCTGGCACCATTCGCTGGAGCGGTGTGGCTCGCTGTGCTGATCGTCGGCATCGCGGGCTCCGCCCATCAGGGCTGGACCGCAAATCTCTTCTGCGTCGTGTCCGACACCATGCCGAAGCAAGCCATCAGCTCGGTGGTCGGCCTGGGTGGATTCGTCTCCTACTTCACCGGGGGCTTCGTCAATGGCTTCACCGGCGAGATCCTCAAGTGGACGCAAGAGAAGAACATCAATCTCTTCGGCCTCGGGGAAACCAGCGGCTACCTCATCGTCTTCGCCTACTTCTCGCTGATGTATCTCCTTTCGCTCGGGCTGCTGCACCTGCTGGTGCCCCGCATCGAAAGGGAAACACGCGCGCTGCCCATGCCAGAACCCCTTACCGAATCATGAATCCCGCCGCCCACTCCTACCCGTGGGTGCCCGACCAGGGCGACGGAACCTACCGCAACCCGGTCTTGCACGCCGATTACTCGGACCCCGACGTGGTCCGCGTGGGTTCCGACTATTTCCTCACGTCTTCCAGTTTCAACTGCACTCCCGGGCTACCGATCCTGCATTCACGCGATCTGGTGAACTGGCGCATCGTCAACCATGCGCTGAAGAACCTGTCGCATCCGCGCTACAGCGAGGTCCAGCCGGGTCACGGCGTATGGGCGCCCTCGATCCGCCACCACGACGGCAAGTTCTGGATC containing:
- a CDS encoding MFS transporter, producing MNDQAPITGGNPGKFRWVICGLLFFSVAVNYLDRLVLAILKKDLCRDLGWSDSDYGWITAAFSFAYAFGYLLGGGMMDRWGVKKGLPIFVILWSCSATAHGLCGLIDVSARFQMDYPWFSWAEKSLVWMTLSMPMTAAGFMLARIALGLTEGGNFPGAIKAVAEWYPVKERALATGLFNSGTNVGAILCPIAVPWLYLHLGWESTFYITGATGFIWVVIWWRTYDSPEDHKRLSSSELAYIQSDKPVAEEKKVKVPWLTLFRHRPVWAYVFASILAGPAWGFYQFFVPDFLDKRFGIETQELGWWTGAFFAIAAVGGVVGGWLAGRLLDKGWSVNAARKVSLLICALAVVPVFLAPFAGAVWLAVLIVGIAGSAHQGWTANLFCVVSDTMPKQAISSVVGLGGFVSYFTGGFVNGFTGEILKWTQEKNINLFGLGETSGYLIVFAYFSLMYLLSLGLLHLLVPRIERETRALPMPEPLTES